The window atatatataatgtttgatctgtattatatgcatataatacagatcaaacattatttttatgacccccacattcagtttattttttttaattcatgtttttcatttattactCCACTTTCATGTAAACAGACTACATTATCACCTCATTTATCTGACTCTTGCTTATCTGGAATGGCTTGTTATACAACCTTACAAAATGATCCTCTATAGTTCCTCATGCTATAGGAATAAGGTATGTAAACCCAATGTTATAGAATCAGAAGTCTGTAATAATTCTGAAAATTAAGTTTCTTTCCAAGATAGAGCAGAATCATGGTACAGAGAAGAGAGCCTTGGGAGCCAGGAAATCCCTGGTTCCTCCctgacatactagctgtatgactcctgggcaaatcacttaacctctgaaggCCCCTCACAACTCTTCAAAATTaagttggggaagggagaagaggtaaAGGATGGGGACTGCATTAATAATATGGCAGGGATTTCCATACTTGAAAAAAGTCCAATCATTGGTGCAGAATAAAATGCCTTGATTCATTAGCAGGACCAAACAATGCTCTTTAGTAACGACTAGAATTTCCTGATTATCCTCTTAGAGGAAAGGCTTGAATACATAGCTATGTTTTATTCAGGATCCCTCTAGTCAAGCTCCCAGAAGTCCTTTAAGTCTCCTGAAAAGAGTGCCCTTACATGCAATACCCACTTCAGCCAAAATCTCTAATTTAGAGAATCTGAAGGagaggaataaaaaacaaaaatttttttaaagaattacctGGTTATTGCTTGGTCCTGACTTATCCAAAGATATGCATCTATACTACGTGTATGGCTAATAATCATGGAATccatgaataaatgaaagctCAATTCTCTCCAGTTATGCTCATGCATAAAACCTATAAGAATGATGTTACCTAGGAGTGGCTTCTAAGGCAGGCTCCTGAGTTTCCATAGAAGTAGAATCTTCTGTCTCAGAAGAAGGGCTATCAAGAAGAGGACCAGCATATTCCATTTCCAAGTGGTCTGCTTTTTCCAGTTCACTGCCCATGCCAGTGTTCTCTTTGGCTTGGATCTCCTGCTCTTCCACTTCCAAAGTTTTGTCTGGGGCTTGAGCTGCaacttcctcatcttccttctgATGTGCACAGCTACAAATCATGATGGGTCTATATGAAAAGTCATTGTCCTTGATCTGCAGCCATTCTACACCACCTatgttttcttctccctccttctcagtCAGAAGTATTCTCATCATACTCAGCTTCTTCATTGTGTGGCACTTATATTTCAGCTCTGTTTTATAGTTAACATATGCATCGACCTGATCTGTATTTTCTTCAAACACAACACAGGTCCCAAGAGTACCTTCATATTCCCCAGCAAAGACATAGCTGTCCACTTGAAGAATAGGTCTCTCTGTGTCAATGCCCAAAATCTTGCATTTGTTTCCCCATCTTGTTaaaaactctaaatctataattcctGATAATTCCACCATAACCAattgctcctcctcttcctcacatGCCAGAGCCCACTCACACAGGGCAGCAGTCACCATAGTCCACAGACCTaggactcccacattcagtttaaGAAGCCACCTCTTGTGTTTTAATATAGTCTGAAATATGACAAGTGTCAAGTAGAATAGCCCCACGAGTATCTTTGAGCAAATAATTATAGTTTAGCAAGAATTAGTAAAGttgactgccttttttttttaccactagTGTTTTTCCTGACCAGTGAGAACATCAGAGtttagtagtattttttttccacttcataATTATAGGGTAAGTTCCAAAGCTCTAGTTCCAACTCTCCCCCCACACCCCGTATCCACttgttcctcctccccccaaccttGGAAGTAGCTTGCAATGGTTCTTAAAGGTCTGAGAAGGCCAAATCACTAGGCAATTGAAGCATTGAGGCAACTATCCATATaagcaaatttgtttttaatggagatgataataataatacttatccctcatagggttgtcatgaagatcaaatgaaataatatatgtaaaatactatccaaaccttaaaaaaaaaaaagaatgcttcaaagTCTCCTATGCTATTCCACTAAAGGTCCTTTACCCAGTCTTACAATGTAAGTTATCCTTGGTTTTAAGCCATTATCTTTTGCCCTTTAGAATATCATATgccatgattttttcttttttaaaggtgtAGCTTCCaagtcttgtgtgatcttgactgtggttcCTTGGTTTTGAGCTTTGGCTATTTGtggtcttttttctttgatctgggtGCTCAGAATCTTGGCTATGATGTTCTTGGGAGTATTTTTCCTCTGATGCTTACTCCATGAGTGAACTTGAGAAAGTCAGTTTACATCCCTGGGCCTTAGGAGGGCACATTTTAGGATCATCCTCTCATTCATCTTCAGTCTTTTGCTATTGATAATGCATCTGCCTCCAAACCTGCTCAGGTTTCCCCAATTGCTTTTGTGGACTTGGTTTAGTTGTTCTGCAGAACTCaaggaaaataacctatatcCAGTTTTGGTTCCAGTTGCTAGGCATGTGCTTTCCTGTTTAAAGGAGAAGCAGCTGAACCCAGCTTCAGCCTCTGCCCCACCCGAGGTGGCTTTGACCGCCTCAGCCTCcaaggggggcaggggagagctGCTAAGCCTGACAAGTGAGGGCCGGTAGAGAGCAGCCACCTGGTAAAGCTTCTTGGAGGCAGTGGCTCCTCCCAGTCAagccaatttttttaaacttttattttattcattgttgATGAAGGATTGGTCATCTGGttttcttgatttgttttttctattttttgataGTTGATTACATGAagttaaataaatgtattttaattaggAAAACCTAACTCTGATTctataaaagaagaaatgttgATCACGTAATACAGCTTGAATACTGATTTAAGGAAACTATACATTTATACATGCTAACAAGTTCTTGTAAGTACAcagacagtttttttttgttgttgttgttgtttgttttttagtgaggcaattggggttaagtgacttgcccagggtcacacagctagtgagtgttaagtgtctgaggccggatttgaactcaggtactcctgactccagggccggtgctctatccactgtgccatctagctgccccacacagacAGTTTTTAACAATAGAAGTAAGCAAGTCTCAGAATTGACTGTATGAGGCAATAGTAGAAGTAGTGATATCTCACCTGAGGCAGATGACTCAATATCTCAGCcaggctttgatttcttcttccccttcttttcctggTATCTCTAGTTGGTAggtaccttaaagatcatctcatGAGTCccactttttacagataaggaaactgagtcctagagaagggaagtatcccaaagtcatacagtttTTCAGTCAGTAGAGGAATTCATAGTCAGATCTTTACCCTGCAGGCCTTGTCATTGTGATTTCTTTTTAGTTTTGAGTGAGCAAGTGATAGACAACTCTAATACTCAGTTAGCTATATCCAGCCCTAGGCTCTCTCCTGAGATCCACTCtaacatctccaactgcctgttaGATGTTTCAAACTGGAGATGTCTTGAGGATGTCTAAAACTAGCACGTACACAATTAAACtcatatttttccccaaaatccccatcctccaaatttccctatttctattgagagCATTATCCTTTCAGTCACCTCAATTTTTGGTCTTGGTATTGgccttgactccttactctcccccccacatatccagtcagttCCATCCCCACAATGTCCCTTGAGTTTGCCTCATCTTTACTCAAATAGCTACCTTTCTAGTTTGGGCCTCTGTCACCTGTTGCATGGATGAttacaataacctcctaattggcctcTCTACCTGAGTATCCCCTAATAATGAATCCAGCAAAGTTGCCAAATCAATTTTCATAAAGTCCTAACAGTGGTTCCCTATCAACTctaggaataaataaaaaatcctctATCTGGCTTTTAAAATGATTTGCAATCTGGCTGCTTTCTGCCTTCCCAGAGCTCTTATACTGTATTCCCCTCCACACATTCTGATCTGATAGCACTGGCTTCCCCAGCTCTGAGCCTTTTTACTGaccccccatgcctagaacacttctctcctcaactctgccttCTGGCCTCCTTCAGAACTTAGTTCGACTTTCAAAACTTAACTGGAAAATgttttaattctcacaacagccttatGAAGTAGGCAGGGAACATAGATTTTTAGATGTAGCTAAGAGatgttaattgatttgtccaatGTTAGAAGGCTAAACTGAAATCCAGGGCTTCTAAAGAGGATAGTTATCTAGGCCAGTGATaggccacagtggatagagtacctgtcctggagtcaggagaagatgagttcaaatccagtctcagatactaagTGGTTCTGTAACCCTGGGAGAGGCCTTGATtgcttcaatttccccatttgttaagtgaggaaaataatagccCCAACCCcctagggttgttataaggatcaaattaaataataactgtaaagcacttatcacagtacctactacatagtaggcactacataaatattagctattattagaaGAGTAGTATTTGACATCTTCCTGGAAAAACATCTTAGTCCAGTGAGTTGGGAGGTGGAAAAAAATCTAGATCAAGAATTCCCTTACCTACCTTCTACCTGTTGCCTGCAACACCATAGCCTCTTTAGAACCCTTGTATCTAAGGATAAATGCCTCCCCTGCTCACACCCATCCATCCATAATTACATATTGAACCAGAAACTGAACTATCTAAAAGTCAATCTATGTGTGGCAATCAATGTTAAATCGAAAGGGAAATGTATGCACAAATTAGAAGCCTCAGTTAATTTaaggtttggattttttttttacacctaaATTTTATAATCATGAGTTAAAAATACTGTTTTTGGTCTTCATATTTGATTTTGGTAGCTTAGTAATTTTTCATgattgtataatttttttaaaccattctcCAATTTTTGAACACATGAGTTGGTTCCAGTTTTTTtctgctaatatatatatatatatatatatatatatatatatatatatatatatatatatatatatatatatattaatgataAGGGTTTCCCCCCCTTTTAATAACTTCCTTCGGGCATAGTCATAGTAATGGGATCAATAGGGTCAAAAGATAAGATAAGTAAAATTCTAtagctcttttttcttctttttttgccatATTGCTTCCTTAAAAGGTTATACCCATTTATAGCTATACCAGCTATGTAATAGCTTGCCTATTTCTCCACAACCCCACCAACTCTTATTTTAGTAATCATTGCCATTTTAATGGCTATAAGATGGTATCACATacggttttttgttttgttttgttttgttttgttttgatgaggcaattggggttaagtgacttgcccagggtcacacagctagtaagtgtcaagtgtctgaggccgaatttgaactcgggtcctcctaaatccagggatggtcttttatccactgtgccacctagttgccccttgttttatttttaataaaggttAAATAGCCTATTTCAACCAAGTCAACTTATGCTACGATATTCaggaagctaggtagtgaagtggatagagtgcccaccttggagtcaggaagacctgagttcatatgtggcctcagacacttagctatgtaacgctggacaaggcatttaaccctgtttgtcttagttcctcatctgtttaaaaaaaaaaaaaatccagagaagaaaatggcaaaccatgccagtatctttgccaaaagaaaaaaaaaaaaggcccaaatggggtcacagagaatggaacaccactgaaacaactcaacagcaacaattattttcatctttttggggggcagctaggtggcacagtggatcgagcactagccctgaagttgggaggatctgagttcaaatctcatctcagacacttactagctgtgtgatcctgggcaagccatttaactccagttgccttaaacatccagggaaaTCTCCAGTcgccctgatatatatcttgccactggacccagatggctctagagtgaggttggtggctttgcacagccctccctcacttaaatccaattcactgtaagtcatgacatgaccctgatgtgtcatggtcctctttgagaaaggataaaaagagTTGAGTTTGAGaagtttgagaagaaaaaaaagagtttcctATTCATGGATAGTTCAGATGAAAACAGAATTCTTACTACCTTAAGAAGAAATTATAGCTATAAAAAGCAAATTAACATTTCTGTAGGCTCTGCTAAATGATGTGCTTAAGGGAGTTTCACCAATCCAATTGTATAACTTTCTTCAAAACCATAtccagttggggcagctaggtggcagagtagataaagcactggccctggattcaggaggatctgagttcaaatctggcctcagacacttgacactaactgtgtgaccctgggcaagtcacttaaccctcattgccccaccccccaaaaaaaccccaaaatatatCCAGTTAataaacctggattcaaatctcacttctgccacatactctgttttcttatttgtaaaatgagggtgctaTACACATATTTcttaaggcccctttcagctataaatctataattTATGAACAAATAATTTGTCTCCTTGTAGTCTTAAAATATATTGTAGTTTGTTTTATGGCAGGGTGATTGAAAGAGACTCAGCAATAgacaactttttctttttccttctttagcaTGACACTAGATATTAGTTCCCCctgtctttctccccaccccacccccaaaagagctAGAAATAGTCCATGACCTTTTTAAGGAAAGTTTTATAAGTAGGCTATGCTATCTGAATATGTTATCTCAAGTACTATGTAATCAGAAGGCTTGATCTCCATTTCATGATCATGCCTCAGAGCTTTACTATATCTTAAGTTTAAATTatcttcaaatgttttttttaatttattcatctaaTTTTACCCACTCTGCCTACAGATAAAATCCCCAAAGTTTACTAAGTCATAAATATGTTATTACCAAGTACTCTTCTTCAAAAACTAATGGTCTGCACacagatatgaaaataaaaacaacttattATACTGCTAGTCTGCCATAAATCTTCAGATGGTCTTTGGTCATCTTCACTTAGGTATGGTACATATGCTTACTTAGCTACTATGGACTTTACTTGGAACTGTAATCTACAGTGTCTTATGCTAATGAAGCACTTTATGAAACAAGCAGGCACAGTACTGACAAATTCCATTCAGTTCAAGGTTCTCTTTCTACTGGTCAGATTTCACTGTTTGCACTTGGAAAAGCAATACTCTACCATTTTAAAACAGCTTTTGGTCCACATTTGTGTCAGCAGTAGTTATACCTTAGAATTCATTGATTGGTTTGGGACTCTAGTGCCTATAGCATTTTAATCCCCAGttacttcccttcctttcccctcagcCCCTGATTCCCTGCATGAATTTATATTTGTGACAGATTCATTTCCTTAAGCCATCTGGTGGATCTCACCTGTAACTGCAGAATCAAGGCAGGGACCAGGAATAAATTTCAGTTTGTGCCTTGGTACATGTAcgatttattattttcttatagtCTTTATCATCTAAGTGGATTTATGATGATATGAGATATGCATAACAATGTCAGCATTCCAgaaatggtcattttttttctcagcacTGACTAGAGAGTTATTTTAGTGTTAAGTAGGGTATGGCAACATATATAGCATGGATGACGTGAATCAATAGATAACGGATCTCATAacaaagaaaacctgagttcaattcctgcctctaacacatacgAGCAGTGTGTTAATGATTCCTCAGTTGTTAAGCCTTAAGTGCTACATAAGATGATCAGGCAGAGAAAAAGTCAGAGACTCCATACTCATCTTGGAGGTCATTGTTTCTATGCCTGTTCAACCCTTCACATGCAGATACAACTGGTCAGAGTCTGAAAGTGGCTTTGCCCAATATCTTTACATCATGTTTAAATCATTAAATGTGTAGCCAAAGCTCTGTGCTTCCTCCTTTATGGAAATATCCCATGTTTCCACTCACCCCTGGTTTTAAACATTATGTTCTCCTGCTGACCCCCCCCCATATCTGTAACAAAGAATCTCTCCGCCCTACAATGTCTGACCACAAACTATGTCCACCTCTTTCCACTCTGACCTCTGGAGCTTCTGCTCTGTAATTAATACACTTGCCTTCATTTTTAGCCTTTTCCTCTCTTGCTTTTTCCATCTTCTAATGGATAAAGTGTTGGCCTGAGTCATttctttagctgtgtgactgggcaagtcactttacctctgtgtcagtttcctcacctataaaatggggataataatagcaccaatctcacagagttgtttcaAGGATCAATGAGATAAGAGTTGTAAAgcgcttagtacaatgcctggcacagagtaggtgctatatatttctttccctcccatcaCTGAAACCTGGCTCCACCCAGATGACACGATAGCCTTGGACATCCTTTCCAGTCCTCACTTCAGCTTTTCTCATAGCCCCACAACTCACAGatgatgggggagaggagaagtaTAGTTGAAATGCTTGCTAGTCCTAGACCCTTCCTTTACTGCCATAATTTGGAAAGTTCTTTTACTTGGATATCTGCCATATTCAAATTTGTTGCCTGTACTAGATCTTTAGAACAGTTTATCCACCAAgacattctccttcctctctcaatAAGTTCAGTGCCTGGAGTACAGTGTTCCACTATACCCCGATTCCTGCCCTCCTGTTATGGGACACCAACATATATATTGTTGTTCTCTCAAATACTTGAACCTCCCAGTTCCCCAGTCTACTCAATTCCCATGTACTATTCCTCCATTCTGCCCCAACTATTTATAGAGCTAGTCACTCCCTTGATCCCATCATCCACATGTCTTATGTTTCCATGACCAAGAACTCTGTGCTTCCTTTGGTCAAAATGCTCTATCATTCCATCTCCCCCTGTACCTTATTCTATACCTATTCTTTGTTCTAACTGATTTGCAATCATCTACAACTCAGTTCTTTTTCAGGCTGTCAACCTTGGTCTCCTCCTTCCCTTATCTTGACCCCTTAGTGAAACAGTTAAATTCTTGATGACCCTGGTCCCTTGTTCCATCACTGCTTTGTCTTACCAGACCCCAACTCTGGACTATTCCCACCATCCTCCTCCTTTATTCTTAACTCACATGTTGATGAACTTCTTAGTTTGCTGAAGGAAGTTGTAAAACTAAATTTGTTTTCCAATCTGAACTGGATGGCCCTCACTtcagcaaggatttttttttattctttcagattGAAACTATATCCCATTCACCACAGCAGCTGTTCCAAACCATCCCTTTTCTCAGAACTCCTTCCTTTCCATCCTGTCAAGTTAGTGGTCCCTTCAtgctttactgagaaaaaaaagagaccatATACTAGGAGCTCCCTCTCATCTCTTCCTTGCCTCTTAACTGCATGACTTCATCCATtactattttgtcttttaatcgTTGATTAAAAAGGTTGCCTTTTTTCCTTAGTAAGACCAGCCCCTCTACATAATATGCTTGATCCTGTCACCTCCCATTTTCTCAGCCTCTAATCATACACATTCTCACAGATCTTCAGCTtctccctgctgcctacaaactcAACCACATCTCCCTATGCTGTTAAACTACTGCTATCCACACCAAGTAGTACCCTATATCTCTCTCAACTAACTTGAAAAACATAATTTATGGAGGTAGAGTCAAGGTGGTAGAATTAGAGGAAGCATTTTTGCCTTGTTTACCCAATACCCC is drawn from Dromiciops gliroides isolate mDroGli1 chromosome 2, mDroGli1.pri, whole genome shotgun sequence and contains these coding sequences:
- the LOC122739272 gene encoding general transcription factor 3C polypeptide 6-like, whose amino-acid sequence is MVLQATGTYQLEIPGKEGEEDEEEEEQLVMVELSGIIDLEFLTRWGNKCKILGIDTERPILQVDSYVFAGEYEGTLGTCVVFEENTDQVDAYVNYKTELKYKCHTMKKLSMMRILLTEKEGEENIGGVEWLQIKDNDFSYRPIMICSCAHQKEDEEVAAQAPDKTLEVEEQEIQAKENTGMGSELEKADHLEMEYAGPLLDSPSSETEDSTSMETQEPALEATPR